The following coding sequences are from one Prochlorococcus sp. MIT 1314 window:
- the htpG gene encoding molecular chaperone HtpG — MEKGEIRINTENIFPIIKKAVYSDHEIFLRELVSNGVDAISKRRMASMAGDCENTEEAKVKISIDREKNTLTISDNGIGMNDKEIKRYINQVAFSSAEEFLTKYKKDNDEFIGHFGLGFYSSFMVADRVDILTKSAIGESKAFKWSCDGSPNFTLEESERETIGTDVILHLLDEEKEFIEPERIKSLIKKYCDFMPIDVLLEGETINKKNPPWRKQPSELKDEDYIELYKYLYPFQGDPLLWIHLNTDYPYDIQGILYFPKLSGRADWEKGEIKLFCNQVFVSDSIKEIVPKYLLPLRGVIDSTDIPLNVSRSALQTDRKVRSISSFISKKIANKLKDLIKNSPEFYAEIWDSISAFIKIGAIEDEKFADLVNNSIIFETIINSEKDVTKDIENKSLIKSNDKYFTTLANYKERNKITDSKKIIYCSDSIAQSSALNICLSDNKEVIKSDPLIDAQFLPWLESKNEDYQFQRVDSEINELEDKESKEIVDKDGKSNTENLRDTIVKALNNEKVTVKVQSLSSKGAPPAMILLPEQMRRINDMGAYMEQKMPGLPEYHVLLINKEHPLIVGLNKITSNKIIIDKKDPIENPLASKIANHVYDMAKLSVGGLDQEQIINLQNNNAELISELLNSTN, encoded by the coding sequence ATGGAAAAAGGCGAAATCCGAATTAATACCGAAAATATTTTCCCAATTATCAAGAAGGCAGTTTATTCTGACCATGAAATCTTTTTAAGAGAACTTGTTAGTAATGGTGTTGACGCAATAAGTAAACGAAGAATGGCATCTATGGCAGGCGACTGCGAAAATACTGAAGAAGCTAAAGTAAAAATATCTATTGATCGTGAAAAAAATACTCTAACGATTTCTGATAATGGAATTGGAATGAACGATAAAGAAATTAAGAGGTACATAAATCAAGTAGCATTTTCTAGCGCAGAAGAATTTCTAACAAAATACAAAAAAGATAATGATGAATTTATAGGCCATTTTGGACTTGGTTTTTATTCAAGTTTCATGGTCGCAGATAGAGTTGATATATTAACTAAATCAGCAATTGGAGAATCAAAAGCTTTCAAATGGTCTTGTGATGGATCGCCAAATTTCACGTTAGAGGAGTCAGAAAGAGAGACAATTGGTACAGATGTGATACTTCACCTACTTGACGAAGAAAAAGAGTTTATTGAGCCTGAAAGGATTAAATCATTAATAAAAAAATATTGTGATTTTATGCCAATAGATGTCTTATTAGAAGGTGAGACAATTAATAAGAAAAATCCTCCCTGGAGAAAACAACCTAGTGAATTAAAAGATGAAGATTATATTGAGTTATATAAATACCTTTATCCTTTTCAGGGAGATCCTCTATTATGGATTCATCTAAATACTGATTATCCATATGACATACAAGGGATATTGTATTTCCCTAAGTTATCTGGTAGAGCTGATTGGGAAAAGGGAGAGATTAAACTATTTTGTAATCAAGTATTCGTAAGCGATTCAATTAAAGAGATTGTACCAAAATATCTATTACCTCTAAGAGGAGTAATTGACTCTACAGATATACCATTAAATGTTAGTAGAAGCGCATTACAAACAGATAGAAAAGTAAGATCTATATCATCATTTATTTCAAAAAAAATTGCCAATAAATTGAAGGATTTGATAAAGAATTCTCCAGAATTTTATGCAGAAATCTGGGATTCTATCTCTGCTTTTATTAAAATAGGTGCTATCGAAGATGAAAAATTTGCTGATTTAGTAAATAACAGTATAATTTTTGAAACAATCATAAATTCGGAGAAAGACGTAACTAAAGATATTGAAAATAAGTCGCTTATCAAATCCAATGATAAATATTTCACAACTCTGGCAAATTATAAAGAACGAAATAAGATAACTGATTCTAAAAAAATAATTTACTGTTCAGATTCGATTGCTCAGTCAAGCGCATTAAATATCTGCTTATCTGATAACAAAGAAGTTATTAAATCAGATCCCTTAATTGATGCACAATTTCTTCCTTGGTTAGAAAGTAAAAACGAAGATTATCAGTTTCAAAGAGTTGATTCAGAAATAAATGAACTAGAAGATAAAGAATCTAAAGAAATTGTAGATAAGGACGGCAAATCAAATACAGAAAATCTTAGAGATACGATTGTAAAAGCACTTAACAATGAGAAAGTAACAGTTAAAGTTCAGTCACTTTCAAGTAAAGGTGCACCACCTGCTATGATCTTGCTTCCCGAGCAAATGAGAAGAATTAATGATATGGGTGCTTACATGGAACAAAAGATGCCTGGCTTACCTGAATATCATGTGCTTTTAATTAATAAGGAACATCCTCTTATTGTTGGTCTTAATAAAATTACAAGCAATAAAATAATTATTGATAAAAAAGACCCTATAGAAAATCCATTGGCATCTAAAATTGCAAATCATGTTTACGATATGGCTAAACTATCTGTTGGTGGATTAGATCAAGAACAGATTATTAATTTACAAAATAATAACGCCGAACTGATTTCAGAATTACTTAATTCAACAAATTGA
- a CDS encoding ATP phosphoribosyltransferase regulatory subunit, whose protein sequence is MTEIKEIKLVDVRNNSNIINNLNNIYKLWGYEEVSPSFINTLETIKGRGVIEENEVVGIVSNNSLCLRPEMTTSIVKLSSTRLINKKRPIRLFTNGMVFDKKQNNKNSFKLQEKLHSGIELIGYDTKYPEIEVINILFDAIDNINLKEGCKLCLLVSTTKIMDLILNKYKNNNFEEIKKSLVNFDQDKLSKLGIDDDDKYILKDLLFTRGEPISILNKLKSIYGTSEILDDLNFLFETLSKISNKYGVKLQLDPTFQPHLNLYEGIVFQLIGNIGNNKNVIAKGGRYDELVRFFSPNEKILNGIGFTISIDTLRNLIKEENSDKKKILLMFKDYFLLEKGMNEQKELQKRGNIAVLHLNPCDDIAKANQIMKENNCTEILWLK, encoded by the coding sequence ATGACTGAAATAAAAGAAATTAAATTAGTAGATGTAAGGAATAACTCTAATATCATAAATAATTTAAATAATATTTATAAACTATGGGGTTATGAGGAAGTCTCACCATCATTTATAAACACTTTGGAAACGATAAAAGGTCGTGGGGTTATTGAAGAAAATGAAGTTGTTGGAATAGTAAGTAATAATTCATTATGTCTTAGGCCAGAAATGACAACATCTATTGTCAAATTATCTTCTACTAGATTAATTAATAAGAAAAGACCAATAAGATTATTCACCAATGGAATGGTTTTTGATAAGAAACAAAATAATAAAAATTCATTTAAGCTGCAAGAGAAATTGCACAGTGGAATTGAATTAATTGGATATGATACAAAATACCCAGAAATTGAAGTTATTAATATTTTGTTTGATGCAATAGACAATATTAATTTGAAGGAAGGTTGTAAGTTATGTCTACTTGTAAGCACAACAAAAATAATGGACTTGATCTTGAATAAATATAAGAATAATAATTTTGAAGAAATCAAGAAAAGTCTGGTTAACTTTGATCAAGATAAATTATCTAAATTAGGGATAGATGATGATGATAAATATATTCTTAAAGATTTATTATTCACAAGAGGAGAACCAATTTCAATATTAAATAAATTGAAAAGTATATATGGCACTAGTGAAATATTAGATGACCTAAATTTTTTATTTGAAACATTATCAAAAATATCAAATAAATATGGTGTTAAATTACAACTTGATCCCACTTTTCAACCTCACTTGAATTTATACGAAGGTATAGTTTTTCAACTTATAGGGAATATTGGAAATAATAAAAACGTTATAGCTAAAGGTGGAAGATATGATGAACTAGTAAGATTCTTTAGTCCTAATGAGAAAATATTAAATGGAATTGGATTTACAATCTCAATAGATACATTAAGAAATTTAATTAAGGAAGAAAATTCAGATAAGAAAAAGATTTTATTAATGTTTAAAGATTACTTTTTATTAGAAAAAGGTATGAATGAGCAAAAAGAACTACAGAAAAGAGGAAATATTGCCGTCTTACATTTAAATCCTTGTGATGACATAGCTAAAGCTAATCAAATAATGAAAGAAAATAACTGTACTGAGATTTTGTGGCTTAAATAA
- a CDS encoding inositol monophosphatase family protein: MFKLIDIKELENKLPLPRLYEIAKKSAQIGNEILKINYNKIQKISSKGRKGDLVTNVDLEVENKIKEYLVKETPNISIHAEESGKLNKSSDLTWLIDPLDGTTNYSHGYPFFGTSIGLVYKNKPIIGAISVPYLDELYSACIGLGSFCNDTEIKVSKPNTLSDSLLVTGFSYDRFETEDNNYAEFCYLTHKTRGVRRGGAAAVDLAFVAAGKVDGYWERGLEVWDLAAGAIIVKEAGGIISDYPTGEFNLNSGRILACPPCLEDEFKKEIEKVSPFNKNLYT, from the coding sequence ATGTTTAAACTAATTGATATTAAGGAACTAGAAAATAAGTTACCCTTACCTAGGTTGTACGAAATAGCCAAAAAATCTGCTCAAATTGGGAATGAGATTTTAAAAATTAATTACAATAAAATTCAAAAAATATCATCTAAAGGTAGGAAAGGTGATCTTGTAACCAATGTAGATTTAGAAGTTGAAAATAAAATAAAAGAATATTTAGTTAAAGAAACACCAAACATATCTATACATGCAGAGGAATCTGGAAAATTAAATAAATCCTCAGATTTAACATGGTTAATAGACCCATTAGACGGTACAACTAATTATTCCCATGGATATCCTTTTTTTGGAACCTCTATTGGTCTTGTATATAAAAATAAGCCAATTATAGGAGCTATATCAGTACCATATTTAGATGAACTCTATTCGGCCTGTATAGGTTTGGGATCTTTCTGCAATGATACTGAAATTAAAGTATCTAAACCTAATACTCTTTCTGATAGTTTACTTGTTACTGGTTTTTCTTATGACAGGTTTGAGACAGAGGATAATAATTATGCTGAGTTTTGTTACTTAACACATAAAACAAGAGGAGTCAGAAGAGGAGGAGCAGCGGCAGTTGATCTTGCATTTGTTGCTGCAGGAAAGGTAGATGGATACTGGGAAAGGGGATTAGAGGTTTGGGACCTGGCGGCCGGTGCTATTATTGTTAAAGAGGCAGGTGGAATTATTTCGGATTATCCAACTGGCGAATTTAATTTAAATTCAGGAAGAATTCTTGCATGCCCCCCCTGCCTTGAGGATGAATTTAAAAAAGAAATAGAAAAAGTTTCTCCATTTAATAAAAATCTTTATACTTAA
- a CDS encoding 2Fe-2S iron-sulfur cluster-binding protein, whose product MNKTFTVTIKNKETGKVYREQVNSDQYILKEFEKKGFNLSFSCRNGCCTSCAVRIISGTLQQTEAMGVSQALKDKGYALLCVAKATSDLELETTYEDEVYDLQFGQYFGRGNTRVAPPWEFEED is encoded by the coding sequence TTGAACAAGACTTTCACAGTCACAATTAAAAATAAGGAAACCGGAAAGGTTTACCGAGAGCAGGTTAATAGTGATCAATATATTCTTAAGGAATTTGAAAAGAAAGGCTTCAACCTTTCATTTTCATGTAGAAATGGTTGTTGTACAAGTTGTGCAGTTAGAATAATATCTGGTACGTTGCAACAAACTGAAGCCATGGGTGTATCCCAAGCCTTAAAAGACAAAGGTTATGCACTGCTTTGTGTTGCTAAAGCCACTTCAGATCTCGAGTTAGAAACAACCTACGAAGATGAAGTTTATGATTTGCAATTTGGACAATATTTTGGAAGGGGAAATACAAGAGTCGCTCCACCCTGGGAGTTCGAGGAAGATTAA
- the dnaK gene encoding molecular chaperone DnaK: MGQIVGIDLGTTNSVVGVIEAGRPIVIANSEGSRTTPSIVGFTKDKEIVIGDQARRQLVLNPKNTFYNLKRFIGSEWDELDETSISVPYNVKANNTGSVRILSPNTEREYAPEELVSSLIRKLVNDAETYLGDTVDSAVITVPAYFNESQRQATKDSAILAGIKVDRILNEPTAAALAYGFEKSSSNNVLVFDLGGGTFDVSLLKISNGVFDVKATCGDTQLGGNNFDSKIVDWLAEKFLAKHNIDLRRDRQALQRLTEAAEKAKCELSGLLKTKISLPFITTNKDGPLHIEESFDRKKFESLSQDLLDRLLEPVQIALDDSGWNSEDIDEVVLVGGSTRIPMVQQLVKTLVPNNPCQSVNPDEVVAIGAAIQSGIISGDLQDLLLNDVTPLSLGLETIGGLMKVLIPRNTPIPVRQSDVFSTSEANQSSVVVQVRQGERPLASENKSLGKFRLSGIPPAPRGIPQVQVAFDIDANGLLEVSATDRTTGRKQTVTISGGSNLNEQEINSIIEEAKSKANEDRKKRSVIDRKNNALTLIAQAERRLRDASLEFGPYGAERQQRAVELAIQDVEEYIDDDDPQELEISVSALQEALFGLNRKFAAERKTDNNPLQGIKNTFGSLKDELFSDDYWDDDPWDNQMNRNYRNSRYGNSRDDDPWDNDYFL, from the coding sequence ATGGGGCAAATAGTTGGAATTGATTTAGGTACTACTAACTCTGTTGTAGGAGTTATAGAAGCTGGTCGTCCAATTGTAATTGCAAATTCTGAAGGTTCTAGAACTACTCCTTCAATAGTTGGTTTTACAAAAGACAAGGAAATTGTAATTGGTGATCAAGCAAGAAGACAGCTTGTTTTAAATCCTAAAAATACCTTTTATAACTTAAAAAGATTTATTGGTAGCGAATGGGATGAACTAGATGAGACAAGTATTTCTGTTCCTTATAATGTCAAAGCAAATAATACTGGAAGTGTTAGAATTCTTAGTCCAAATACTGAAAGAGAATATGCTCCTGAAGAGTTAGTTAGCTCATTAATCAGAAAGTTAGTTAATGATGCTGAAACATATCTTGGAGATACTGTTGACTCCGCTGTTATTACAGTTCCTGCATATTTTAATGAATCTCAAAGGCAAGCCACAAAGGATTCTGCAATATTAGCTGGTATTAAAGTAGATAGAATCCTAAATGAACCTACTGCAGCTGCCCTAGCCTATGGTTTTGAAAAAAGTTCCTCTAATAATGTTTTGGTTTTTGATTTAGGGGGAGGAACATTTGATGTTTCATTATTAAAAATTTCTAATGGTGTATTTGATGTAAAAGCAACCTGTGGAGATACACAATTAGGTGGAAACAATTTTGACTCCAAAATAGTTGATTGGCTTGCTGAGAAATTTCTTGCCAAACATAATATTGATCTTAGAAGGGATAGGCAAGCATTGCAGAGATTAACCGAAGCTGCTGAAAAAGCTAAATGTGAATTGTCAGGATTATTAAAAACAAAAATATCATTACCATTTATTACAACAAATAAAGATGGCCCATTACATATTGAGGAGAGTTTTGATAGAAAAAAATTTGAATCATTATCCCAAGACCTACTAGACAGATTATTAGAGCCAGTGCAAATAGCCTTAGATGACTCTGGATGGAATTCAGAAGATATAGATGAGGTAGTTCTTGTTGGTGGCAGTACAAGAATCCCAATGGTCCAACAATTAGTCAAGACTCTCGTTCCTAATAATCCCTGTCAATCTGTAAATCCAGATGAGGTCGTTGCAATTGGTGCTGCGATACAATCTGGAATAATAAGTGGTGATTTACAGGATCTTCTGCTAAATGATGTAACACCCTTATCTTTAGGTCTAGAAACTATTGGTGGTCTTATGAAGGTACTTATTCCACGTAATACACCAATTCCAGTAAGACAATCTGATGTATTTAGTACATCAGAAGCTAATCAATCTTCAGTAGTTGTTCAAGTAAGGCAAGGTGAAAGACCATTGGCTTCTGAAAATAAATCATTAGGTAAATTTAGGTTATCTGGAATACCGCCCGCACCCAGAGGAATACCTCAAGTTCAAGTAGCATTTGATATTGATGCAAATGGACTATTAGAAGTTAGTGCAACTGATAGAACAACTGGAAGAAAGCAAACAGTTACAATTTCTGGAGGCTCTAATTTAAATGAACAAGAAATTAATTCGATAATTGAAGAAGCTAAATCAAAAGCCAATGAAGATCGAAAGAAAAGATCTGTCATAGATAGAAAAAATAATGCTTTAACTCTTATTGCTCAAGCTGAGAGAAGGCTTAGAGATGCTTCTTTAGAGTTTGGACCTTATGGAGCCGAGAGGCAACAACGAGCTGTTGAATTGGCTATTCAAGATGTTGAAGAATATATAGACGATGATGATCCTCAAGAATTGGAAATTTCAGTAAGTGCTCTCCAAGAAGCATTATTTGGTTTAAACAGAAAATTTGCTGCAGAAAGGAAAACTGATAATAATCCGTTACAGGGTATAAAAAATACATTTGGATCATTAAAGGATGAACTTTTTTCTGATGATTATTGGGATGATGATCCTTGGGATAATCAAATGAATAGAAATTATAGAAATTCGAGGTATGGTAATTCTAGGGATGATGATCCATGGGACAATGACTATTTCCTCTAA
- a CDS encoding DnaJ C-terminal domain-containing protein — MVILGMMIHGTMTISSKKDYLSILGLSHDFDEKELKKAFRREARKWHPDLNKNDLNAEERFKLINEAYEYFRNPNKRNQLSDINNQQNYEDNNFKTGFPDFQDYLDSLFGYEYNSINYDENINESFDHESINIDNEEFNNYEYPTTSPEEPPPVKLHQDIETIIELTPDEALNGASILIELEDQTVVEVDTPPFAGDGWRLRLENIARGGKDHYLQLKVQTESGLRIDGLRVHYKLELFPHDALLGCAVEVPTLDGNVTLQVPPKSSTGRMLRLKGRGLIFEDNVGDQYVEILVVIPADINDEEIALYTRLQELSLSES; from the coding sequence ATGGTAATTCTAGGGATGATGATCCATGGGACAATGACTATTTCCTCTAAAAAAGACTATTTGTCAATTTTGGGTTTATCCCATGATTTCGACGAAAAAGAACTTAAAAAGGCCTTTCGTAGAGAAGCAAGAAAATGGCATCCAGATCTAAATAAAAATGATCTAAATGCTGAAGAAAGATTTAAATTAATTAACGAAGCATACGAATACTTTCGTAATCCAAATAAAAGAAATCAATTATCGGATATAAATAATCAGCAAAACTACGAAGACAATAATTTCAAGACAGGTTTTCCAGATTTTCAAGATTATCTTGATTCATTATTTGGATATGAATACAACTCAATCAATTACGATGAAAACATTAATGAATCATTTGATCATGAATCAATAAATATAGATAATGAAGAATTCAATAATTATGAATACCCTACGACATCTCCAGAAGAACCACCTCCAGTTAAACTTCATCAAGATATTGAGACTATTATCGAATTGACTCCTGATGAGGCCTTAAATGGAGCCTCAATTTTAATTGAACTTGAAGATCAAACTGTCGTAGAAGTTGATACGCCGCCCTTCGCTGGAGATGGATGGAGATTAAGACTTGAAAATATTGCGAGGGGTGGAAAAGATCATTATCTACAGTTAAAAGTTCAAACGGAAAGTGGTCTAAGAATAGATGGTTTGAGAGTTCATTATAAATTAGAGTTATTTCCTCATGATGCTCTTCTTGGTTGTGCAGTGGAGGTTCCTACTCTTGATGGAAATGTAACCCTTCAAGTACCTCCTAAATCATCTACTGGAAGAATGTTACGTTTGAAGGGCAGAGGTCTAATATTTGAAGATAATGTTGGCGATCAATATGTTGAAATCTTGGTTGTAATTCCTGCAGATATTAATGATGAAGAAATTGCTTTATATACAAGGTTACAAGAATTATCACTTTCAGAGTCTTAA
- a CDS encoding DUF3110 domain-containing protein, with protein sequence MNIFVLLYNSGTDKEGIHSIELKGRTIVLMFEDKDDAIRYCGLLEAQDFPLPTVEMIDIKEIKDFCIKLDYEYKLVERNFVPKNAEDRLLISPPQKNLEVEDWDGDNNKEKIDINTIKENLEKLL encoded by the coding sequence ATGAACATATTTGTTCTTTTATATAATTCAGGAACAGATAAAGAAGGAATTCATTCAATCGAGCTTAAAGGAAGAACTATAGTTCTTATGTTTGAAGACAAGGATGATGCGATAAGATACTGTGGTCTACTTGAAGCTCAAGATTTCCCTTTACCTACAGTTGAAATGATTGACATTAAAGAAATAAAGGATTTCTGCATTAAGTTAGATTATGAATACAAATTAGTGGAGAGAAATTTTGTTCCTAAAAATGCGGAAGACAGATTACTAATTTCTCCACCACAAAAAAACCTAGAAGTAGAAGATTGGGATGGAGACAATAATAAAGAAAAAATAGATATAAATACCATTAAGGAAAACCTTGAAAAGTTGCTTTAA
- a CDS encoding peptidylprolyl isomerase: protein MTKALFETEVGNINIEFFSEDAPNTVNNFTKLISDGFYDGLSFHRVIPGFMAQGGCPNTREGASGMPGTGGPGYNIKCEINTNKHLKGSLSMAHAGKDTGGSQFFIVYEPQPHLDGVHTVFGKTEDMDVVLKLTNGSKILKASLK, encoded by the coding sequence ATGACAAAAGCATTATTTGAAACTGAAGTTGGGAATATTAATATTGAGTTTTTCTCTGAGGATGCACCTAATACTGTTAATAACTTTACTAAGTTAATAAGTGATGGTTTTTATGATGGTCTTTCCTTTCACAGAGTTATTCCTGGGTTTATGGCACAAGGAGGATGTCCAAATACTCGTGAAGGAGCATCTGGAATGCCTGGGACTGGAGGTCCTGGATATAATATAAAATGCGAAATCAATACAAATAAACATCTTAAAGGTTCACTTTCTATGGCTCACGCAGGTAAGGATACAGGTGGTAGTCAGTTTTTTATAGTTTATGAACCACAACCCCATCTTGATGGAGTTCATACTGTTTTTGGTAAAACCGAGGATATGGATGTAGTTTTAAAACTTACTAATGGTTCAAAAATTTTAAAAGCATCCCTAAAATAG
- the ribBA gene encoding bifunctional 3,4-dihydroxy-2-butanone-4-phosphate synthase/GTP cyclohydrolase II has translation MKETSPKSNNGTILDINQSFKIEFDPISDALAAIRNGECIIVVDDERRENEGDLICAAQFATPQQINFMATEGRGLICLAMQGEKLDSLDLPLMVDRNTDENQTAFTISIDAGPENNVSTGISAEDRAKTIQVAINPNTKPEDLRRPGHIFPLRAKKGGVLKRAGHTEAAVDIAAMSGLYPAGVICEIQNPDGSMSRLPQLKEYAKLWGMKLISIADLISYRFKNERFVFRKSDAVLPSIFGNFKAYGYINELDGSEHVALVKQKSSKLSEPVLVRMHSECLTGDAFGSLRCDCRPQLEAALSRIEKEEEGVVVYLRQEGRGIGLINKLKAYSLQDGGLDTVEANEKLGFPADLRNYGVGAQILTDLGIKKLKLLTNNPRKIAGLGGYGIEVIERVPLVICPNDNNAEYLSVKKTKLGHMIDEDNSNSRNIDPFISIFLDGKYKSIELVPIKNKVIKFCVNQNINIKLESTPRLLAFWNRPKLVWRILHDRNRTNLNITDEEIKNIELFIQFLSKYENSTKFGIIVSRNIEQALHLKNSIKLINTKFTINNEILYSSTRKFNLDKETFSIVFEN, from the coding sequence ATGAAAGAAACAAGTCCCAAATCAAATAATGGAACAATTTTGGATATAAATCAAAGTTTTAAAATCGAATTTGATCCTATAAGTGATGCATTAGCTGCAATAAGGAATGGTGAATGCATAATTGTGGTAGATGATGAAAGAAGAGAAAACGAGGGTGATTTAATATGTGCGGCTCAGTTTGCAACTCCTCAACAAATAAATTTTATGGCTACTGAAGGAAGAGGTCTCATATGCCTAGCAATGCAAGGTGAAAAACTTGACTCTTTAGATTTACCCTTAATGGTAGATAGAAATACAGATGAGAATCAAACAGCTTTTACAATATCTATAGATGCCGGACCTGAAAACAATGTTTCAACTGGAATTTCAGCTGAAGACAGAGCTAAAACGATTCAAGTTGCTATAAATCCAAACACAAAACCTGAGGATTTAAGGAGACCAGGACATATATTTCCATTAAGAGCTAAAAAAGGGGGTGTTTTAAAAAGGGCAGGTCATACTGAAGCAGCAGTAGATATTGCTGCAATGTCTGGACTATATCCTGCTGGAGTAATTTGTGAAATACAAAATCCTGACGGCTCAATGTCAAGACTTCCCCAACTTAAAGAGTATGCAAAATTATGGGGAATGAAATTAATATCCATAGCTGATTTAATTAGTTATAGATTTAAAAATGAGAGATTTGTTTTTAGAAAATCTGATGCCGTTCTTCCTAGTATTTTTGGAAATTTCAAGGCCTATGGGTATATTAATGAACTTGATGGTTCAGAGCATGTAGCGTTAGTTAAACAGAAATCATCAAAATTAAGTGAACCTGTACTCGTAAGGATGCATTCAGAATGCCTAACTGGTGATGCTTTTGGATCGTTACGTTGTGATTGTAGACCACAGTTAGAAGCTGCTTTATCAAGGATAGAAAAGGAAGAAGAAGGGGTTGTTGTTTATTTGAGACAAGAAGGAAGAGGTATTGGTCTTATAAATAAATTAAAAGCGTACAGTCTACAAGATGGTGGTTTAGACACAGTAGAAGCTAATGAAAAATTAGGATTTCCTGCTGACCTAAGAAATTATGGAGTTGGAGCGCAGATATTAACGGATCTTGGGATAAAAAAATTAAAGTTATTAACGAATAATCCTAGAAAGATTGCAGGATTAGGAGGTTATGGTATCGAAGTTATTGAAAGGGTTCCATTAGTGATATGTCCAAATGATAATAATGCTGAATATTTGAGTGTAAAGAAAACAAAGCTTGGCCACATGATTGATGAAGATAATTCTAATTCAAGGAATATTGATCCATTTATATCTATTTTTCTTGATGGAAAATATAAATCAATAGAGCTAGTTCCAATAAAAAATAAAGTTATTAAATTCTGTGTTAATCAAAACATTAATATTAAGTTGGAAAGTACGCCAAGATTATTGGCTTTTTGGAATCGACCAAAATTAGTTTGGCGAATTTTGCATGATCGAAACAGAACTAATTTAAACATTACTGATGAAGAAATAAAAAATATAGAATTATTTATTCAGTTTTTATCTAAATATGAAAATAGTACAAAGTTTGGGATTATTGTTTCTAGAAATATTGAACAAGCATTACATCTAAAAAATAGCATCAAACTTATCAATACTAAATTTACTATCAATAATGAAATCTTGTATTCATCTACAAGAAAATTTAATTTAGATAAGGAAACTTTTAGTATTGTTTTTGAAAACTAG